DNA sequence from the Vicia villosa cultivar HV-30 ecotype Madison, WI linkage group LG3, Vvil1.0, whole genome shotgun sequence genome:
TCGAGATTGCAAGTATAATAAGTCCAAAACGAGGCAAATATTGTTCATGCCGATGACGACATAATCGCCACGGTGAGAAAAATAGTGTACTAGAATAGTGCTATGATACATGTGTTAATGTCAATGCCTATTATGACAAAGCAACATTCAAATCTTATTATGAAGTAAATTATGGACAAGAAGTTCAAATGGGAAGTGGAGGACTGTCAAGGGTCATTGGAATGGGATCCATGGAACTTAACTTTACTTTCAGAAAGAAAGTAACTCTTGTCAATGTATTTCATGTTTCTGACATGAATAGGAATCCTGTTAGTGGGGATCTTTTAGGAAAACCAGGTATTAAATCTATATATGAATCAGTTAAACTAATATTGACATGTAATAATGTACTCCCCCcgaccttatttataagcaaagattccttttttaggttcattgagtaatgaatgtatttgGTCTGCAtagtagaccagatacattcattactcaatgaacctaaaaaaggaatatttgcttataaataaggtcgGAGTAGTATATGTAAGAAAAGGATATTCTGTTTAGGGAATGATCAAATTTTGTACCTCCggcaatattattaataaaatttctaatttttCTTATAAGTTTGAATTTGTTTCTTTATGGCATACTAGATTGACACATATTGGTATTAGTACTATGAAGAGACTAATTAAATCCACTTTGATTTCATGTGATGTTACTGATTTCAAAAAATGTAAAATATGTGTTAAACAAAAGAAGATTAGGAAATCTTTCAAAAGTGTAGAAAGAAAGACCAACTTGCATGATCTTGTGCATTTTGATTTGTGTGAATTTAATGGCATGTTAACCCTTAGGAGAAATATGTATTTCATTACCTTTATCAACGACTAACTTAATCTTGTAAAGTATAAATATGACACATTTAAtgcttttaaaatttataaaatggaAGTAGAAAATCAATGAAGTACAAGTATCAAAGTCCGTAAGAGTGATAAAGATGGTGAATACTTTTCTATAGAATTGTATGCATATTGTAAATAATGTGGCATTATACGTGAATGTTCGCACCTCATACACCATAATTAGATgtaaaaatattgtaaataatatgatttcaaaaaaattgatttctaaATATTTTGACTTCAAAATGTTGGATTCAAAGCTTATTCTATCACAAGTACACAAGTTATCGGTACTCGTAAAAAATTAAAAGCTGTAAAGATAGAAAATCCCGAAGCTTTCCAAGTTGGTGCAATTATTGCAAAATTGTCATCTTCATGGAAAAGATATAGGAAGAAACTGGTCTCACTGTTGAATAATTTCATCTACAGTATTAATTTGTTGAAGAGCTAGTTTCTCTCCACGACACGTCCTTCAGTTACGAACCTACCAACCTTAAAAAACTTCTCTCCATTCCCAAAATGTGGTTTAAACTGTTGTTAACTAATTTTCATCCAAGAGAAGTAAACAAACACACTCTGTCACCTGATGACCGACTTTTTATATTCCTCCTGGTTAATAATTTCTGTGTCAACTTGCCCCTGGCTATCTTCAATTTCCTACAAGACTTTATTGCTATTTCTAGAAGTCAACATCATTCCTTCATACTGTTTGGAAGAGTTCTGTCTGAACTTTTCTGCGAGGGAAATGTACCTTTATCCATGTTTTAATGATGTCTAAACATTCACCGCATTTTACATTTATGCTCTTGATCTGGGTTAGATCCATGGAAAAACTTGCTAGTGGAACGGTTggcatgaaaatctttgaaaataaGCATTTTTGGTTGCTTTTACTTTTTGCGTCGTCTGATGCAGAAGTTAGGTCGGCTCATAGATTGAAAAAGGACATTTCATCAAGCTTGAGAATGCTTGCATTGACCCTTCCGTTTGACTCATACTgggaataaaatattttatgtttgcGTCAAAAAATCGCTCTTCCAGAGATCATCCTACCACGCTCAGGATAGCTCGCGTTGAGTGGGTCTCCTGCATAGGTCGACCGCTCACTGCTTTCAACAAACTTCCTGCTATGTTTTTAAGTCTTGGCTATTtggtaacacacacacacacacacacacacacatatatatatatatatatatatatatatatatatatatatatatatatatatatatatatatattggcttTCATCATTTGAAAACAACAAGAAAAAGTGAAAGATATACACATTatgctcatcatcatcatcatcctctcaTTGCATTCATCAACAATTACACATAACAATTTTTGTTAATCAAAGTGAAGAGCTGTGTTGATAAAGTTTAAATTGAAGATTGTAATTCATATTTGGGTTGAGCATGGTCTTTTCTTGAATAAAACCAttggggttttgtcctccaagatcttGAGGATTTGGGTTTTTTTGCACAAGTCTttgtgtaacacccgaggccgaagaaggcgaggggtggttgcaccgcatgtaacattCGAGGCTAATTATGTCAAgaagtggtcgccacatcggaatgagaggtatcatgaagccgtgcaggtatgggactgcatagTTGAATGAGGGCTTATAAGGATtaatgggtactacctataccaacaagatgcatattcttttcggtagcccgtactataagaacttcatagttaagcgtgcttgtcTTGGAGTaattctgggatgggtgaccttctgggaagtttcccggaaagcgtgtgagtgagtaCAAATCATaatgaaaagactcgtgttggtttgtggggtcagtcgatcgtCTCGAAACCTGTCTGGGgcattacaaatggtatcagagccagacctttCCCAGTACGATGTCGTTCAAGGACGAACCATGCAGAAGctagtgggcatgtaacacccgaggccgaagaaggcgaggggtggttgcactgcatataacactcgaggccgaagaaggtcacccatcttcttttcggtagcccgttccataagaactccacaattaagcgtgcttgacttggagaaattctgggatgggtgaccttctgggaagtttcccgaaaAGCGtacgagtgaggtcaaagcatgctgaaaagacctgtgttggtttgtggggtcagtcgatcatcctaaAAGCAGTTTGGGGCGTTACACTTTGCTTCATAGATTCAACCGAGTGAAAGGATTGGGAAATAGTGGGACTGCTCAATCAAGTAGCAGAAACCGGAGGATTGTGAAAAAATATTTGGGTTCAAATTTCTTACGATCAAAATCAGCCAAGTGAAAGGTTTGCAAAATGCGGTGTGCATGCAAACGAGTAGCGGtaaccggaggtttgtttgaagaatttgatGCACTTGATTAATCTTAAATCAAGGGGAGAGAAGAGAATAGTTCCAGCTTCAACAATTTTCATTGGGTGTTTGGTGACTATTTCTTCTCTTGTAAAACTTTGCTACCTATTAATAAAACTTCCTAATTTGAGATTTAGAATTTGGGGCTGATGTACCCTACGCGAGGACGACAAATGGAACAGGCTAAACAAATATGGTGTTGTTTTCTCTTTCTCTATTTAGAATTGGGGGCTGATGTAGTGCCTAAAAAGCTTATAGATAATCCATAGATCTCACATTGATTACTATTGTTCAAACACTACACTACAATTAAGAAAAATTCAACTTGGTGTGTTgtgcacaccaagtgtttgataattcGATCACTCACAAACTATTGCTTCCTTAGTTTATCTTTATCCTACGTTAACAAGTCACTGGGAGTAGCTATTATTAAGTGATATTGTTTAAACTATCGACTGTCTAGAGCATTGATTCTAGGCTCAACTTAATCATTCCATTCGGTTTCGCATATTCGATCTTACCAATTACGGATCGTTTAAACGATTGTGATCCGAGCAGCTTACGTAGtctttgaaaaacaatttttttaaaaagcgcACCAATAAAATTCAAGTgatttattcaaccccccccccttcttGGTCAGTGCTATCGTCTAATAGGTGGTATCAGAGCCCGGTTTATCTAGTGCTTCACATATaactttttaaacaaaatataatgATCCAAAAAGGGCGTATACTAGAGAGCCTATTTTTACTGGTGAAAATTATAGCTATTGGAAATGTTGTATGCGGGTGCTTATCAATTCTGTTGATAGAAAAATATGGAAGGTTATCCTTGAAGGTCCTATGGAAATAACCATAACCAATTAGGCGGGTGCCACCATACCTAGACCGGAAGCACAATGGAATCAACAAGATGATAAAGATTATGATTATGATTGGAAGGCTAGAAATATGATCTTATCTGCATTAGAGCATTGATTCTAGGCTAAACTTAATCATTCCATTCGCTTCCGCATATCCGATCTTACCAGTAATAGATCATTTAGACGATTGTGATCTGGGCAGCTTTCatagtttttgaaaaacaattttttaaaaatgagcACCAATAAAATTCAAGTTatctattcaaccccccttctagaTCAGTGCTATTGTCTAACATTTTCTATAAGGCATGAATCATTGGAACAGTCCAGAGAAATGGACCTGAAAATGGTCTTTTAGAGAAAATATGTAAAATCTTTGATGGGTGAATAAAACTTGGTGTCTGTTGGTGTTACCTTTTCTTGTATTTCCCTTATTGTATCGTGTCTGTAATCTCGTTCCCGTTCAATGAATAAATTTATTTCTtgttatttattcatatttctgtGAAGTTTTTTTTAGCCTTTTTGATTTCCGACATAGGGGGAGAAATAGTTATGATTTTGATAATATCTATTCTCATAATCTTTAACCAAAACATGAAAAACATGATATAATATGCTTTTGCTACTAACCATTTGTTTGATGTTTGATTCAGGAACTTTGTGAAAGTTCACTGGTTTTCATAGGCAGGTTATTTGGCTAGATATCAGAAGATCATTATCTGGTATAAGACCATATGGAATCAAAAGATCCAAGAAGTTGGTGTCAGAAGATGTGATCAAGATCAAGATGCATGAAGAATTCTCTGATGAGCTAAAGCATCTGAATGAAAAGTATTTGTTAGAAGTTGTGAACTTTCTAAAAATGAATCTTGCTCTGATAACTTTTGAACTATGATATTTTGATTTCTTCAAAGAATTTATTTATGCTTTGCCACTATGATGTGTTAAAAAGTTATAAACTTTTTGAGAAAATAGGTTGTTAACCTATGCTCTGATACTATGCATGTGTGCTCTGATTCAATACATGTGTGCTCTGATACAATGTATGTTTCAGAAGTTGTGAACTTTATATAAATATGGTTAAATCAAGCTCTGATACCTCTCACTGTTCAGAAGTTGTGAACTGTCTAAAAGTAAGGTAATCATGTGTTGATAACACCTATTGTTCAGAAGTTGTGAACTTTCTTAAAGTATGGTGATTAGACTCTAACGCTTCAGAATTTGTGACCTTTCTGGAAGCATGTCAATGGTAATATGTGACTACGAATTTTTCATAAGttgtgaactatctaaaagaATGTCAACATATGTTGTGACAATGTTTGTTCTGTTTCACAAAGCTGTTCATAATTTATAAACTGTCTGGAAGTTTTTGTAACCAAAGTTCTAAAAGACCAGACTCTGATACTTCAGAAATTGAGAACTTTCTAGAAGTGTAGTTAGTATGCTCTTTTTTGACATCATTCTTAGGTTACAAACCCTCTGAAGACATGGTCATAAGACATGTTCTAAGCACATGACCTAAGACATGGTCAAAAGACATATTCTAAGGCATGGTATAAGATATGGTGAGAAGACATGATCTACGACATGGTCCAATACACGGTTAGAAGACATGGTCTAAGACATGGTCAGAAGACATGGTCTGTTAGGTAATGGTTGAGGTGCTAAATCTTCTGATGACATGGTGCTTGGCACCTTCTGGTGTGTGATCAAGCTTTTGTAAGAACCAAGGTTATAGTTTTGATGTTTGATACAAAGCATCAAGAATATTTTCTAAACAGGCTCTGATACTCGTGTGTTCTGATAGCATCTAGGTTCTGAGATGAAGACCAAACAACTCTAGTCTGACTCAGATGAGACGTCAATGGGGAAATATTCCTTCTCTATATTTCTTTATGtacttcaaaatttattttgtgaGTATTAGGCTCAGGGGGGGGGggactttgaacaagcataaatgAATTTTAAGTATTAACAGATTCAGGGGGAGCTTGTTAGCTTTTCTGAATTTGATTTTTAATGGTGATTACCCTGTATGAATTGTtctatcaaaatacatggttttgtcattatcaaaaaaagGGAGATTGTAAGACCAATATTGGTTTTAAATATGGCCTTAAATTTTAATGATAACTTTAAATGTTATCTTAAATAACAAGTGTTTACATTAACATGTTTCTTTCTAGCGTGTAGCTTTTGCTTTACATGTTCTGACTCCGGTAAGAAGACGTGTGACATTATCATGTTCTGAACTCAACACTCTGAAAGATTACTTGTGCTATGCTACAATGGAAGTCAAGATTATGTAATTCTACTTTTGAAACGGTTCTAAGGAACATTAGTACAAGAGCTTCTGATTGTGACTTTTGCAAGGAAGCTTTGGAGGCCTTATAAAGGTTTCCTTTGGTGTCCTATGTTCTAAAGATATGATGAAGACAAAGTTCTGAAGATCTGAAGAGATCTCTTCTGAAGACCAattttgaagactctaaagacttaGGTTTTGGTAACTCAATGGTTTGATACTTCTAAACATGGTTCAACATCTACTATTTGAAGCCTCTGAATATTGGGAGATGAAAGAACAAATTTTCATTCACGTGAGGAAATAATAAGTGGTGTATACTCTTCCTAGGGTGGCGCTAGGTCAGTACTATTGTACACTATTGCCTACCTCTCCCCACTGATCATTGGAACCATACAGCTAGAATTGCATATTCAGCCTCTATCCTTCGACGAACTTCTCTTCTTGTGTTATAAAAATAAGACTTAGAAGAAGAACAAAAGAGACGTTGGAACGATGTTACAATAACTCTGAATATTGCAAAACTCATGCTGAAATGATGCTAAATCACTCTGGTCATTTCTTTGTACACTTTTGTAAGCAAGTGAACTTTTGTTCTTTAGCTTGTAGCAAGTGAGATTTTTTTTTATACTTGCTTACAACTTTTGTGTTATTTGATTGTATTTCAAATTTGTGTAATCTGCTTTCAAGAAGCATCCATGTAAACACAAAACCTTCGTATTCAACGAGTGAAGTTGATAGTTTCTCGAGAGACTATGGTTGTAGTCAGAATTCTCAAGAAGGCATTGACAGTTAGTGTTTGTGGTTtacaacaagtgacaattggtCTTTGTTGTGGTTTGCAACATTGATAGATAGTCGTTTATTGTTGTTTTGTAATCAGTTTGACTATAGTGGGttaagtccttgttgataaggcaaaaccaccttgtaacaccccatatttcctatttattaatttaattagaatttaaattaattatttgaattatttggtattttaattggattAAATTGGAGAAATTGAAAAATAACGTTATTGGGccagagttgtggttagtaaaaaGGAGGTGCTAAGTGTTAGACCTTACtaaagttggattttattttcataaaataaggaattaaagaaaaagaggaaagggttaaatatgtttttggtccttctaaatatagtggttttcaactttagtccttctaaatattttcttcaaagaatggtcctcttaaaaattttaattttaacttttggacCCTCATGGCCAAATCGTAGCTAAAATGGTCGCTAATTCCGTCGCTAAATAAAAAACCGTCGCTAAAACCGTCACTAAAACCGTCACTAAATTGTAAAAACCGCCGCTAAATTGCTGGAGggaccaaaaattaaaattaaaatttttaggaggaccattctttgaaaaaaatatttcgaGGGACTAAACTTGAAAACCGCTATATTTAGAGGGacgaaaaaattatttaaattagaagcaaaaaggagaaaagagaagaggaagagaagaacgTAAAAGAGCTTTGGAAGAGGAAGAACCGAgaacttttgctaaggtaaggggggaatcttccgattatcatctattatgtaTTCATGAATAATAGGATTGGGTAGGTATGTTGTTTATCTCGATTggatgtatgttaggttttagggttttgaGATAAATGGTGTAGATtggatgcaattgatgaattagAATGGTTATAGAATATGCTTGATACTTAATAACCCCTAAGTATGTTAGAAATGTGTTAGATTGTGTGATTTGATTCTGTTTTAGTGTTATAATTATGTTGGTACGAATTGGAGTGAGTTGGAGATGAGACggtgctgtcaaaatggtgattttctgcTACTAGGTACGCTGTAACTGGGTAACAGCCctgctgtaaccgattacagcgTGGGAAAATAGAGAAACTGGGAGTTTTTGAGTGCTGTAACCGGGTAACAGCCCTGCTGTAACTGATTACAAACGAGTtttgaaaatagcgaatagagTTACGTAAACGTGTAACCGGGTAACAACATTGCTGTAACCAATTACACCTgacaacttttcaaaaaaattaatttcttaaataattcataacttttgaatcGTAACTCCGTTTGGGTCCCCGTTCAAAGCGTTAGAAGCTAACGAAATGTTCTTTGtgatgaaaataaattgattagcacTAGATGAtctaattattatgtggttgggaaatgacatgtaattgtatatgtgtatgtcatggattaatgttatttaagaataacatgtattggtattgtgtactatgtgctagttgcgatacatggaattgatgaatacTAATTTTTATGCATTATTGTGATTGTTAtatgatgaatgtatgttgtaCAAGTAggggataattcaatatgttgaattatggtgatATGCTTAAATGTTAAGGTTATATGGATAATTCTTATTTGCATATATGTTGTTTTTGGTGGTTGTTGAGAATGACATCGATTGTCTTGTACATAATAGGTCATTGGTGATTGATAAAAGCTATGTGAATGCTGTTGATGAATGTGATAGTGTGGTGATGTTGTGACAACATAACTGTGATGTTAATGTTATGTTTGGTGTGAAGTATGTATGATGTGATTATTGAATGGTGCTGAACATGAGCATACTAAATTCGGTGACGTGGTGTTGAGATGATTTTGTTCATCGTGATCGGTGATGATGGTAAGTATATCATATGTTATGCATGCATTCATACTCATTTTGGTGGCTGAATCCCGATGATGTTTTGGATCAGTGGatgacataattcccattgtgtggaattagtgcagGCAGAGtcgtatctcggtgatgtttagatcggtcagatgggttaatcccatgacgaattggtaccacatgcatagtgtcagtgcattgcatatatatatatatatatatatatatatatatatatatatatatatatatatatatatatatatatatatatatatatatatatattactataACATGATTGAAATATTTCCAGTGTTATTTGATGGTGATGTGGTTAATTGTGTTTGGTGTTATTGATGAATGTTTTTCTGAAAATCTAAATATACTGTAGTTGGGTGAATattatgcttatgatgttttattgttgATGAACTCATAACATTTGTTagttgtgaatgagactcacccttactgttgacatttttcagattgaggagtagcggctatTGAGCTTAgtgaggatagcttataggctagtccGTTAGttgcgtcggtgtcatgctctgatttgtaacaccgGGGAACACTAGTTTAGAGTGGattattatactattatttcTGTTGGTTTTGGATTATGTTTAACTGGTTTATGCATCGGTGAAGATTATGCTATTCCGTTTTaaattaattccgctgtgttgaacatgatttATTAAAATTAGTATTTCGTTCCTcgtgaagcatgacaatcgatTGGGGTTTTgcttatttttgaattgtgacatccttgtttcatgtttactctgaacattatattaattttcgcgggggtttagaagggtgttacacacctTGGCAGATGGACTGGagtaattttgttatttatttttgtccTTGTGTTCTTGAGTTTTTGTTTTGGGAAGAAATTGTTTTAAAccttgaaacccaattcaaaccccctttcttaTGTTTCATGCACCTTCAATGTCCCCTATTACTCTAGAGAATGTAGCTTCCCCCTTTTGACTTCCTCTTACATACCGTAATGGGCAGGGACATGTCATTCCCCATATTTCCACAAATGGGCGAACAATACAGGAAACGGGCGATATAACTAGGAAATGAGTGCACATTAAGATAAACGggatcacacaataatagatggcCAACTAGCAACCTAACTTTGGGTGATAGGTATTATTTGTCCGCTTTTGATGAATTTGATATCACCTCTTCTATATCCTCTGCAAATATACTAGTATACCGATGAAAAAGATTATAAAAGTTAAATGCAAGATCTGACGAGCTTTTACAACTACATTTCCTTTAGTTGTTGATGTTTGAATTTAATTTGTCGTGTTTTTCTCTTAACATTGGAATTTGATCAACTTTTGTTTATGATAGCTTCTTGTTTGATGATGTTTATGATTAAAATTGCATTATTATGATGTATCATCAAAACCTTATAGTGTTTTACACATATAACCATATTTTGGACTATAGGCCCAAAAACATGTctcttgtaaagtgagtttaattctgctTTAATTGCATATTTTCATTTTTGTCAATCCtcactttgtcttcaatcttTAGATATATTGGTTCATTATCTTTGTTGTCAATTATCACTTTTAGAGCTATATTATATGAAAAATTATCATCAATATCGACTTTATGTCAATTTTATTGCGTTCCATTATGGACATAATTGACCAATATCTCTTTATTTTGATGAATTTCAGGTATCTGATCAATCTCTTATGGAGCTTAAATGTTTAATATCTTTGAAAACTTTTTTAGATTTTCTATATCTTCAATCGGACCATTTTTGTTCTTAGTTTCCTTTCTTATTCTAGaatttttatctttggaaccAATTGGTCTAACATGTTTTATACATGGTTGAGAATCGTCATATTGTCCAACATGGTTATTTTTAGTTGCTAATATATATATGACTTAGTCAAACCATTTTTATCAGTGGATGCCTTGGTAATTGATTTTTCAAATGAATTATATTTTGAACTTCTAGTCAATATTATTTAGTTCGAGGATCAAGATTATAAATTGATAattctttctaatttttttttttttggacagaagtaatattttttaataaaagtaaaaatttgATTGCAATTTACCCCTTTACCCTTCCCCGGCACACCGATTTTACTTGTGTTTTACGGATAGTAGTTTGTTAAAATCCAAAGGGTTTGAAGTTTGAACTGAATCCCTCTTACTCCTACTCTCAATCTCAATCCCCAACTTCGTGAAATCTCTGCAACGAAACGAAACCCTTACGATTTGATTCGGTTTTCGAAATGTCGAGTAGCTGGAGAAGAACGTTAGGGAACGCAAGATCCTTCGTCAACAATTCAATGGGCGGTCTTAGAGGAGGAAGCAACCTCGCTTCCTGGGTTGTCGCCGGAACCCTAGCTTACTTCCTTTGGATTAAACCTTCCCAAGACCTCAAACGTGAACAACAGGTTCTTCACTTTCTCTATTCTGTTTCTTATTTTCATTTATTGCAACGCTGATTGATTGAATTTTTGCGTGTGAATTTTCTGTAGGAAAAAGCGGCTCTTGCTTCCGCTGAGACGCATCGATATGTTGAGACTAGAAAACCTGTTCCTGATCCTCAAGTTCGTCTTCTTACCACTTTTGGTTCTTATGTATTCTAGATTCCTTAGTTCTGTTTGCTGTTGTTTTCTAAATTTTGATGTTGCGATTTTGATTTCAGGTTACAGGTTTGATATATGGAAACAAAAACAAAGATAATTCAAATAGGACACAGGATTAGCTTATAGCTTGTAAGTTTCTTGCCTTCTTACTTACTTGGAGTAGTTCTATATaaatttgtaaagaattaactgaGTTGAGTTATAGT
Encoded proteins:
- the LOC131660363 gene encoding uncharacterized protein LOC131660363 — translated: MSSSWRRTLGNARSFVNNSMGGLRGGSNLASWVVAGTLAYFLWIKPSQDLKREQQEKAALASAETHRYVETRKPVPDPQVTGLIYGNKNKDNSNRTQD